The following are encoded together in the Citrus sinensis cultivar Valencia sweet orange chromosome 1, DVS_A1.0, whole genome shotgun sequence genome:
- the LOC102625401 gene encoding heat stress transcription factor A-6b-like encodes MHPTGRVEREEFIGASSSSASYSAPPQPREGLHDAGPPPFLTKTYDIVEDCNTNHIISWSRGSNSFVVWDPQAFSITLLPKYFKHNNFSSFVRQLNTYGFRKVDPDRWEFANEGFLRGQRHLLKNIRRRKTTQSSASQQALDACVEVGRFGLDGEVDRLRRDKQVLMMELVKLRHQQQNTREYLQLMEQKLRRTEMKQQHMMSFLARAMQNPSFVQQLAQQKDRRKEFEDMINRKRRRHIDQGPGEIDVGDLGQGEVDIPFVKIEPEEYGDLAELGLSELDRLAMDMQARLSERQRNPDDEFVERGEEHGSKNKFTIDQRFWEDFLNEDVEEEMLAGEGEGDENVRLLVEQLGFLSSSPK; translated from the exons aTGCATCCAACAGGTAGAGTAGAGAGGGAGGAGTTTATAGGGGCAAGTTCATCATCAGCATCCTATTCTGCACCTCCTCAACCAAGGGAGGGGCTTCACGATGCTGGCCCTCCTCCATTCCTTACAAAAACTTATGACATAGTTGAAGACTGCAATACCAATCACATAATCTCTTGGAGCAGGGGCAGCAACAGCTTTGTTGTTTGGGATCCTCAAGCATTTTCCATTACCCTTCTCCCTAAATACTTCAAGCACAACAATTTCTCAAGCTTTGTTAGACAACTCAACACTTAT GGATTTAGAAAGGTTGATCCTGATAGATGGGAGTTTGCAAATGAAGGGTTTCTTAGAGGGCAAAGGCATCTTTTAAAGAACATTAGGAGAAGAAAAACAACGCAGTCTTCAGCCTCACAGCAAGCACTAGACGCATGTGTTGAAGTAGGAAGATTTGGACTAGATGGTGAAGTTGACAGATTAAGGCGTGACAAGCAAGTTCTAATGATGGAATTGGTAAAGCTTAGGCACCAACAGCAGAATACTAGAGAGTACCTTCAACTAATGGAACAAAAACTGAGAAGAACTGAAATGAAGCAGCAACATATGATGAGTTTCTTGGCTAGAGCAATGCAAAATCCAAGCTTTGTACAGCAATTAGCCCAGCAGAAGGATAGAAGGAAAGAATTTGAGGATATGATTAACAGGAAGAGACGGCGGCATATTGATCAAGGCCCTGGTGAAATTGACGTTGGTGATTTAGGCCAAGGTGAAGTTGACATTCCTTTTGTGAAAATTGAACCCGAGGAATATGGTGACCTGGCTGAACTTGGATTGTCAGAGCTGGACAGGCTTGCAATGGACATGCAAGCTAGACTAAGTGAAAGACAAAGAAACCCAGATGACGAGTTTGTTGAGAGAGGAGAAGAACATGGAAGCAAAAATAAGTTCACAATTGATCAGAGATTTTGGGAAGATTTCTTGAATGAGGATGTTGAAGAAGAGATGTTGGCTGGTGAGGGAGAAGGAGATGAAAATGTGCGACTGCTTGTTGAGCAATTGGGTTTCCTGAGTTCGAGTCCAAAGTAA
- the LOC102625112 gene encoding acireductone dioxygenase 2, producing MVAPQDPREEVIQAWYMDDSDEDQRLPHHKDPKEFVSLDQLSELGVLSWRLDADNYETDEELKKIREDRGYSYMDFCEVCPEKLPNYEEKIKNFFEEHLHTDEEIRYCVAGSGYFDVRDHNEKWIRIWVKKGGMIVLPAGCYHRFTLDTDNYIKAMRLFVGDPVWTPFNRPHDHLPARKGYVQNFLQKEAGDSPINAAA from the exons ATGGTTGCCCCTCAG GATCCTAGAGAGGAAGTTATTCAGGCATGGTACATGGATGATAGTGATGAAGATCAAAGACTCCCCCATCACAAGGATCCAAAGGAATTTGTGTCCCTGGACCAGCTTTCTG AACTTGGAGTACTCAGCTGGCGATTAGATGCTGATAACTATGAAACTGATGAGGAACTGAAGAAGATTCGTGAAGATCGCGGATATTCTTACATG GACTTTTGTGAGGTTTGCCCAGAAAAACTGCCAAATTATGAAGAGAAGATCAAAAACTTTTTCGAAGAACATCTTCATACAGATGAAGAGATCCGCTACTGTGTGGCAGGAAGTG GTTACTTTGATGTCAGGGACCATAATGAAAAATGGATTCGCATATGGGTAAAGAAAGGAGGAATGATTGTTTTACCTGCTGGATGTTACCATCGCTTTACTTTGGATACAGACAACTATATCAAG gcTATGCGTCTGTTTGTAGGTGATCCCGTTTGGACTCCATTCAACCGTCCCCATGATCATTTACCCGCAAG GAAGGGATATGTTCAAAATTTCTTGCAGAAGGAAGCTGGTGACAGCCCTATCAATGCTGCTGCGTAA